The genomic segment TTGATGATTTCGGTGCCATTGACCCGGATCGAACCGGTTCGCTTGTCCACCAGGGCGAGGATCGACTTGAGTGCGGTGGTGCGCCCGGCGCCGTTGCGCCCGAGCAGGGTGACCACCTCGCCCCGCGCCACCGACAGGTCGATGCCGTGCAGGATGTGCGATTCGCCGTACCAGGCGTTGAGATTTTCGATACGCAGCAGTTCAGACATCCTCGGTCCCCATATAGGCCTGTCTGACGGCCGGGTCGCGGGACACTTCCGAGTACGGGCCCTCGGCCAATATCTCGCCGCGATTGAGCACGGTGATCCGGTCGGCCAGCGACTCCACCACCTTGAGGTTGTGCTCGACCATGAGAATGGTGCGATTGGCAGCGACCTGCTGGATCAGCGCCGTGACCTTGCCGACGTCCTCCGAGCTCATGCCCTGAGTCGGTTCGTCGAGCAGCATCAGACGCGGATCGAGCGCCAGAGTGGTGGCGATCTCCAGTGCGCGCTTGCGCCCATAAGCCAGTTCCACGCTGGTTACCTCGGCGAACTCGGCCAGGCCGACTTCCTCGAGCAGCGCCATGGCCCGGTCGGTCAACGAATCCAGCACCCTGGACGAGCGCCAGAAGTGATACGACAGGCCCAGATGCTGCTGTAGCGCCACGCGAACATTATCCAGCACGCTCAGGTGCGGAAAGATCGCCGATATCTGGAATGATCGAACCATGCCGCGATTGGCGACGTCGGTCGGCTTGTGACGGGTGATATCGGTGCCGTCGTAGACGATCCTGCCGGCCGAGGGCTCGATGAACCGTGTGAGCATGTTGAACACGGTTGTCTTGCCTGCCCCGTTCGGGCCGATCAGTGCATGGATGCTGCCCCGCTGGACGTCCAGATCCATGCTTTCGACCGCGGTGAAACCGGCGAACTTCTTGCTCAGCCCACGGGCCTGAAGAATCGCCTCGCTCACAGCCGGTATGCCGTTCGCGAACGGGCCGCGCCCGTCGATGTGTCGTCGTCCTGCGCCATAGATAGTCTTTGGTGTATTGCCCCTCGCCGCGCCTGGTCAGACGCGCGAAATCAGTCTAGACGCAGGTCGCGTCAGGGGTTATCCCACCTTAGTCGCAGGATTGGAGGCCGGTACGGACATCGCCGGCCCCCGGCGTAATCGCCGCGATCAGTCGCTGCGATGCTGCGAACAGGCTTCGCAGATACCGCCGACTTCGATCGTCTCGTGGTCGATGGCAAAGCCCGCCCGACGCGCCTCGGCGGCGATCGCGGCATCGATCGGCTGGCTGGCGATCTCGGCGACGCGCTCGCATTGGCGACAGATCAGGAATTTCGGATGGCCGGACTCGTGGGGCGCATCGCAGCCGATGAACGCGTTCAGCGATTCGATCTTGTGAATCAGCCCCGCGTCGAGGAGAAAATCCAGCGCGCGATAGACCGTGGGCGGCGCGGCGTTGCCGCGCTCGGCGCTGATCGCGTCGAGCAGATCATAGGCCTTGGTCGGGCGATGGTTGTCCCAGATCAGCTCGAGTACGCGCCGGCGAATGGCGGTCAGGCGCAGGCCCCGCTGGGCACATCGAGCGTCTGCCCGTGCCAGTGCATCGGCGATACAGGCCGAATGATCGTGTCCGCGGGCGTCGAATACCGAAGCGTTGGCGTTCTCAGTCATGGCCGGTGGCAGTGCGCAAACAGAACCGCAGTATCGCGCATTCTAGCGATCGATACCGCATTGGTCGTCCGGCTCGACCGCCACGCCCGGCGGCCGATGATGCGCATGCCGGTGCAGCCGCCGGCTGAGCCGGAAATTGCGGATATGGGCGGCCGCGAGCACCAGCCCGCCCGCCACGGTGATCGCGCGCTCCAGACGCTCGCCACCGTATTCGTGGACGATGAACGCCGCAGCAATGAGTGCGGCGATGCCGATCACCCCCAGCAAGGCGACGGTCCGGCTGCGATGACGCGCCCAGCCCAAGCCCAAGGCCACGGCCGTGGTCGGTACCACCAGGATCAGGATCAGCTGGTGAAACGTCTCGTGGCTGACCAGCGAAAAGCCCAGGACCGGGAACAGGGCGATCGCGAACGGCAGCAGCAGGCAATGCACCAGGCAGAGTCCCGACAGCGCGACTGCGGTCTTATCCAGTTTGCCGGTAAAATCGGAGAACGAGTCGGAACGCACGAGCGGAGCTTCCCTGCTGGGCTGGGTTGGGCCAGAGCGTTAATATATAACATTTGGAAAGGAGTGGGCGAGATGCACAGGACATTCGTTCGATGCGCGACGGTCGGGCTGGCCGCAACACTGGCCGCGCTGGCGCTGACCGGCTGCAGCGAGTCAGAGGCCCCGGACTGCGGCGCATTGACCGTGAAAGAGCCCTGGGTGCGCGTTGCACCTGCCGGCGCCGAAGTGATGGGTGCGTATTTCACGCTCTCCAATACCGGCGACGCGAAGGTGGTCGTCAACGGTGTGACCAGCAGCCAGTTCGATCGCGCCGAGATGCACGAGACCGTAGTCAACGACAACGGTCAGGCAAGCATGCAGCCGTTGGAGAAGGTGACCGTGCCGGCAGGCGAAAGCATCGACTTCAAGCCGGGTGGTCGCCACGTGATGCTGTTCAACCCCACCCAGCCCTATGCAGCCGGCGACCAGGTCGAGCTGATCCTGGCCTGTGGCAGCCAGAATGCGGAACTGCCGGTGGCGGCGACCGTGCGTGCCGAGCAGCCGGGCGCGCAGAACGAGGGGGATACGGCCCGCGGCATGGACCACGCCATGGATCACGATATGGCACCGGCCGATCACGCTGACGAGGGCGCAGCCGCCGACGATGCGGCTACCGCGAGCTGATCGACATGGCGCTGGCTTTCACCAAGATGCACGGTCTGGGCAACGATTTCGTCGTGCTCGACGGGACCCGCCGCGCGATCACCCTGGATGCCGCCTCGGCACGTGCGATCGCCGATCGTCATTTCGGTATCGGCTGCGACCAGATCCTCATCGTCGATCCGCCCCGCTCGCCCGAGGCGGACTTCGGCTATCGCATTCTCAACGCCGACGGCAGCGAATCGGGGCAGTGTGGCAACGGGGCGCGCTGTTTTGCGCGTTACGTGCGCGAACAAGGCCTGACCGACAAGCGCCGGATCGTGGTGGACATCCGCGACGGCCAGATGGTGCTCGAACAGCTCGACGGAGCCGAGCACCGCTATCGCGTGGCGCTGGGTGTACCGGTCTTCGAGCCGGCCGATATTCCGCTGGCCGGCTTCGAACGGGCGGCCGACTATTGCCTGACCGATGTGGCTGGCCGACAGGCCGTGGATTTCGCGGCGCTGGCGATCGGCAATCCGCATGCCATCATCCAGGTCCCGGATATCGACTCCGCCGACGTTGCAGTGCTGGGACCGGCGCTGGAGTCGCATCCGGCGTTTCCGGAACGGGTGAACGTCGGGTTCGTACAGGTCGTGGCCCGTGATCATGTTCGCCTGCGCGTGTTCGAGCGCGGGGCGGGGGAGACCCTGGCCTGTGGCAGTGGCGCGGCGGCCGCGGTCGTGGCCGGCATCGACGCCGGACGGCTGGATCCGCATGTCGCCGTGGACCTGCCGGGCGGGCGTGCCGAGGTCGATTGGGCCGGGCACGGCGAGCCGGTATTTCTTTCCGGCCCGGCAGAGCGCGTATTCGATGGCAAGCTGGTATCGTCTGAGGTGCGGGCATGAGACGCGCCAATGCGGACTTCATGCCTCGCCCGACGCCTGTCATGCGTATCGGTGTGTATCGATGCCACTTACGATGGTTGCCATGAACGAAGCCGAACAACAGCGCCAGACCCCCGAACTCGACGCCGCCGATGTCGCAGCCTATCTGGAAGCGCATCCGGATTTTCTGCGTCGGCATCCCGAAGTGCTGGAGGTGCTGGATACGCGTCACGACAGCGGTAACGCCGTGTCGCTGATCGAGCGCCAGGTGGGCGCGTTGCGTGCGACCAACCGCCAGCTGCAGTCGCGGTTCAACGAACTCATCGAGACCGCGCGCGACAATGAGCAGCGGGTGGTGCAGCTCAACCGTCTGGCCCGTGTGCTGGTCGCAGCCGTCGCGCCGGCCGAGCTCGTGCGCGAACTGGCCTACTGCCTGAAACAGCATCTCGACGTCGACCACGTGTATATCGGCCTGGAAAAGCCGGCCGATCACGCTGAAGGCGAGATACAGGTCATCGATCACGACAGCCCGGCCGGCCGCGCGCTGACCAACGTATTCCGGCGCGGCAAGCCGATCTGCGGGCCGCTGTCGGAAGAGCATTCGGAAGCCCTGTTCGCCACCCGTACGAACGATGTGCCGGCCCTGGCGAGCGCGGCGATGATTCCGCTGGGTATTCACGGCGTGCATGGTGCACTCGTGCTGGCCAGCCGCAAGCCGCAGCGGTTCGTGCCCGATGCCGGCACGCTGTTTTTGGAGCTCACCGGCGAACTGGTCACCGCGGCACTGCGCCGTCTGCTGGGCGACGACGCCCTGTCGTGAGGATTCTCCGGCGGTGAACCGGCCCATGGGTGCAGGCCCGCGATGAATCGGCTGTCCGAGCGTATTGCCACGTTCATCGATCATCTGGCACACGAGCGACGGGCCTCGGCCCATACCCGCGGCGCATATCGGCGCGATCTCAACGCGGTCGCCGAGTGGTTGGGCGAACGCGCGGTGGATGACTGGTCGCGTGTCACGCCGGCCGATCTGCGCGAATTCATGGCCGCCCGTCATCGAGGCGGTCTGGCGCCGGCCAGTCTGGCGCGCAATCTCTCGGCACTGCGCAGCTTCTATGTGTGGCAGATGCGCGAAGGCTGGGTGCGTGCCAATCCGGCAGTCGACGTACGCGCGCCCAAGCGGGCGTCCAAGCTGCCCGAGACCGTGGATGTCGACGATCTGGCCGGCATGCTGGACGTCGTGCCCGAGGCCGAGATCGATATACGCGACCACGCGTTGCTGGAGCTGTTCTATTCGGCCGGCCTGCGGCTGGCCGAGGCCATTGGCCTGGACACCGTCGACCTGGACACGAGCGCCGGCGAAGCGCGGGTCCTTGGCAAGGGCGCGCGCCAGCGCACGGTGCCGGTCGGCCGACGGGCCATCGACGCGCTCGAACGCTGGCTGCTGATACGTCCCGGCTGGGCCGATGCGGACGAGCCGGCGCTGTTCGTGTCCCAGCGCGGCCGACGCATCTCGCGCTCGAGCGTGGCTGCGCGCATGGACGCCTGGGCACGGCGGCACGGGCTGCCGGTCCATCTGCATCCGCACAAGCTGCGCCATTCCTTCGCCACTCACGTTCTGGAGTCCAGTGCCGATCTGCGCGCGGTTCAGGAACTGCTGGGCCATGCCCATATCGCGACCACGCAGATCTATACGCATCTGGATTTCGCCCATCTGGCGCGGGTCTACGATGCCGCCCACCCGCGGGCTCGGCTGGGCGGCGACGACGGCCCCCCGGATCGGGGCGAGCCGCTGGGCTGAACGGGCGCAGAACGGCGTCCGGCCGGCGTTGCTTGAATCGCCCGAGCGGCGGCCCCAAGTCGTGTCAGACCGATATCAACCCGGTTCGACGTTTTGAAACAATTCGACGGCACAACCATTCTCGCCGTTCGACACAAGGGGCAGGTCGCCATAGCCGGCGACGGCCAGGTGTCGATGGGCAATACCATGTTCAAGGGCAATGCGCGCAAGGTGCGCCGGCTCTACGACGACAAGGTGCTGGCCGGTTTCGCCGGTGGAACGGCCGATGCATTCACGCTGTTCGAGCGCTTCGAGGGCAAGCTCCAGCAACACGGCGGACAGCTGGTCAAGGCCGCGGTCGACATGGCCAAGGACTGGCGCACCGATCGGGCACTGCGGCGTCTGGAGGCGCTGCTGCTGGTCGCCGATACCAACGCGACGCTCATGATCTCCGGCAACGGCGACGTCATGGAGCCTGAGTTCGCCTGCATGGCCATCGGTTCCGGCGGTTCGTTCGCCCAGGCAGCCGGCCGTGCGCTGGTCGAGCATACCGACATGGATGCGCCGACCATCGCCGAGACTGCCATGCATATCGCGGCCGATACCTGCATCTATACCAATCACCACATCACCGTCGAGGTGTTGGACCATGCCTGATACAGCCCCTGAAACCTTGAGTGTCGATGAGCGCGCGACGACCGCGCTGCCCAGACACGAAATGACGCCGCGCGAGATCGTCGCCGAGCTTGATCGGCATATCATCGGACAGGCCGATGCCAAGCGGGCGGTCGCCATTGCACTGCGTAACCGCTGGCGGCGCATGCAGCTCGACGAGGCGATCCGCGGCGAAATCACGCCCAAGAACATCCTCATGATCGGGCCGACCGGCGTCGGCAAAACCGAGATCGCACGTCGCCTGGCCAAGCTGGCCAATGCGCCGTTCACGAAGGTCGAGGCGACGAAGTTCACCGAAGTCGGCTATGTCGGCAAGGAAGTGGACTCGATCATTCGGGATCTGGTGGAAGTCGGCATCAAGATGACCCGGGAAGCCGCCAAGGCTCAGGTACGGGTCAAGGCCGAAGATGCAGCGGAAGAGCGTATCCTCGATGCGCTGCTGCCGCGCCCCAAGAACTGGGACGAGGCCGCCGAGTCGGATCAGAAGGCCACCGAATCCACCGCGACGCGTCAGGTGTTTCGCAAGCGCCTGCGCGAAGGCAAGCTCGACGATAAGGAAATCGAGCTCGACCTGCGCCAGTCGCAGAAGGGCGTCGAGATCATGGCGCCGCCCGGTATGGAGGAGATGACCAACCAGCTGCAGTCCATGTTCCAGAACATGGGCGGCTCGGAGAAGACCAAGCGCAAGAAGATCAAGATCCAGGACGCCTATCGGCTGCTCGTCGATGAAGAGGCCGCCAAGCTCGTCGATGAGGAGCAGATCAAGACTCAGGCGATTCACGAGGTAGAGAACGGCGGCATCGTATTCATCGACGAGATCGACAAGGTCTGCAAGCGCTCGGATGCCGGCGGCTCGTCGGGCGGCGATGTGTCCCGTGAGGGCGTTCAGCGCGACCTGTTGCCGCTGGTCGAGGGATCCACGGTCTCCACCAAATACGGCATGGTGCGGACCGACCATATCCTGTTCATCGCTTCGGGCGCGTTCCATGTCGCCAAGCCTTCGGATCTGATTCCCGAGTTGCAGGGCCGGCTGCCGATCCGGGTCGAACTGGACGCGCTCAAGGCCGAGGATTTCGTACGCATTCTGACCGAGCCTCACTGTTCGCTGACCGAGCAGTACAGCGAACTGATGAACGTCGAAGGGGTGACGCTTGCGTTCACCGACGACGGCGTGTCGCGCATCGCGGAAATGGCGTTCAAGGTCAACGAAGGTACCGAGAACATCGGTGCACGCCGGCTGCATACGGTCATGGAACGGCTCATGGAAGAGATTTCCTACGATGCCCCGGACAAGGCGGGCGAGACGCTGTCGATCGATGCCGCCTATGTCGATTCCAAGCTCAAGGATCTGGCGGCCGACGAGGATCTGTCGCGCTATATCCTTTAAAACGGGCGCGGCGTTTGTCCGCGACGCGGCATTCGTGCGACAACAGCCGGTGCAGGCCAGCCCTGCGCCGGCTTTTTATTGCCACCGGAGGTTTTGAACATGGACGCGCCGACCGATATCGTTCTGCACAACAAATCCCGCACGCTGGAAGTGGTCTATACCGACGGCGTCACCTACAGCCTACCGCTGGAATATCTGCGCGTGTACTCGCCCTCTGCCGAGGTGCGGGGTCATGGCGGGCCCATGGAACTGGTCACCGGCAAGCGCGAGATCGGTGTGACCGAAATCGAGCCGGTGGGCAACTATGCGATCCAGCTGCATTTCGATGACGGTCATAACACCGGCATCTATTCGTGGGAAACGCTGCGCGAGCTGGGCGCGGCCTACGAGACGAACTGGAACGATTATCTGGAGCGGCTCCGCGCAGCCGGTGGCTCGCGCGATCGACTCTGGCACTGACGTGCGATCGACTGCGGTCAGTCAAGCGCTCTGCTGCCCGCACGAATCAGGGGGCCATGCCGGCTGGCCCGCCGGCCCGGCCGGGCGTAGCTACCGTGAACGGCCGCGATCGGGCCGTCAGGGTTGCCGAGACCCGCGCGCGGCAGCCGGTATCGGCTAGAGGCCGAGCGCGCAGGTCGCGGCGTGCCCATCAGGCCATCGACAGCGCATGTGACAGATCGGCGATCAGCCGATCGATCAGTTCGGCGGTGGTGTTCCAGCCGCACACGAACCGTACGCCGCCCTCGCCGATGAAGGTATAGAAAGTCCATCGCTCGTCGCGCAGGCTTTGTTGGACGGCCGGGGCGAGCTCCAGGAATACACTGTTGGCCTCGACAGGGAACATCAGCTTGACGCCGTCGAGATGCTGCACGCCGGCGGCCAGGCGTTGGGCCATGGCATTGGCGTGACGCGCGTTGTCCAGCCACGCCCCGGTTTCGAGCAAGCCGAGCCAGGGCGCTGAGAGATAGCGCATCTTGGATGCCAGCTGTCCGGCCTGTTTGCAGCGATAGTCGAAATCGCGGGCCAGCTCACGATCGAAGAAGATCACCGCTTCACCGAAGGCCAGTCCGTTCTTGGTGCCCGAGAAGGTCAGCACATCGATACCGGCCCGCCAGCTGAGTTCGGCGGGGGCCAGGTCGAGCCCGGCACAGGCGTTGGCAAAGCGTGCGCCGTCCATGTGCAGGCGCAGCGCATGCCGATCGGCCACTTCGCGAATCGCTCGGAGCGCGTCGGGGTCGTAGACCGTGCCAAGTTCGCTCGCCTGAGTCAGCGAGACGACCTTCGGGCGCGGGTAGTGGATATCGTTGCGTCGGGTGACGGTGCGCTCGATATGATCCGGGCCGATACGCCCCATGTCACCCGGTACGGTGAGCAGCTTGGAACCGTTGGAAAAGAACTCCGGGCCGCCGCATTCGTCGGTCTCGATATGGGCGAGCTGATGGCAGATGACGCTGTGGTAGGGCTGGCACAACGCTGCCAGCGACAGCGAGTTCGCGGCCGTGCCGTTGAACACGAAAAACACCTCGCAGTCGGTTTCGAACAGCGTTCGGAATCGATCGCTGGCTAGCGCCGTCCAGCGATCGTTTCCGTAGGCTAGATCGTCGGTGTCGTTGGCTCGCAGGAGATACTCCAGGGCCTGCGGACAGATGCCGGAGGTGTTGTCGCTGGCCAGGAAGCGGGGTGTGTCGAGGCGATCGGACGGGTAGGGCATGACGATCCGGAGGTGGGATAGCTGAGCAACGCGAGACGCTAGAGCCCGCGGCGGCCGACTGCAAGCTCGTCGACGCGGTGATCGTGGTCGAAGCGACAACAGAGCGGGCCACGTCGGGCCAGAGTGAACCGCCCGAACCGGCGGCTTCCGCTACCGCTCGATGGCCGGCGTCGTCGCCGCATGGCCGGTCTTGCCGTTATAGGCCCGGCCGGCGGCGGGGTCAGCGCAGGAGTTGACCGCCGTCCACGGTGAGCGTCTGGCCAGTGACCCAGGAGGCCAGCGGGCTGGCCAGAAACACGACCGCTCGAGCGATCTCGTCCGGGCGGCCGAAGCGCCCGAACGGAATGCTGGCCAGCGTGGCCTCATACAGCGCGGGATTTTTCGCCTTGCGCTGCTGCCAGAGCCCGCCCGGGAAATCGATCGAATCCGGGGCGACGGCGTTTACGCGAATGCCTTGGCCAGCCATGGCAGCCGCCTGCGACTGGGTGTACTGGATCAGCGCGGCCTTGACGGCACCGTAGGCGGCGGTTCGTGCAGACGCGGCCTGGCCGGCGATCGAGGCAATATGCACGATCGTGCCGGCACCGCTGGCCTCGAGCCAGGGCCGGGCGGCACGGCTGGCCCGTACCGCGCCGAGCAGGTCGACCTCGACACTGGTCGCCCAGCCGTCTTCGCTGTCGCCCTCGCCGAAGCCGGAGGCGTTGTTGACCAGGATATCCAGACCGCCAAGCGTGTCGGCCGCCTGGTCTATATACGCGGTGAGCGCCGGACCGTCGGCCACATCGCAGACGGCGGTATGTACGGGCACATCATGTACGCCGAGACGCTCGGCGGCTTGATCGAGTCCTTCCCGGTCTCGAGCGCAGATCGATAGCTGAACGCCTTCTGCGGCCAGGGCCTCGGCGATGGCCAGGCCGATGCCGCGGCTGCCCCCGGTAATCACGGCGCGGCGGCCGGCAAGCTGTGTCTGCATGTTCGATTGTCCTTCGAGGTCTGTCGACAGGCCAGCCGATCGAGGCTCGGCCTCCGCTGAGCGACCATCCTAGGGCCTTGCAAGAATTTATTCGAGACGATACGTCCGTACACCGGTACCCGCCGGTGATCGCGCGGGCCGATTCCGGCGGCATGCGATCAGACCTGTTGGCTATCGTGGCCGGCCGCTATGCCCGTAGTTGCAAAGCCGCCGCCCGGGCTTGGATAGCGTGTGGTCGCCGAGTGCCTAAGGGTACGGCGATGGGTCCGGCGGCGCCGTCGCGGCGCGGATGAACACCGCCTGGCACGATTGTGGGCGGATTCATATGGCGTGCTATCGTCTGGGGGCTTGGCCTATTGCATCTGCGCGCTGCTGGATAGCGCCCTTGGCGGCAGGCCGGAGGCATCGGGGGTTACGACGTATCCGGCGGTTTCGGGCCGCGGCAGGAGCAGCCGGGCACGGGTCCGTTCGCCAGGTCGGGTCTTCGGTGCGAAGCCCAGTTCGGATTCGATCGATGGCACGAGGCATACGGGGAAAGCGCGGCGGACGTGGGCAACAGGCGGCATCGCGCTATGCCGACAGCACGACCGATATCGGCCGCGAGCAGCGTTTCTGGTTGGCCATGCTGTATGCGGCGCTGGCCGGTTACCTGTCGGTATTGGCCGTCGTCCATATCTATATCCGGCTGACTTCGGCGCTGCCCAATCGTGGTTGGATCAACGCCATTCTGCTGGCGACGCTGGCGTTCACCGCGGGTTTTTACCTGTGCCGCCATCAGATCGTGACCATGCGCTATCGGCTGGTCTATCTGGTGCTGGCCGATATCCTGGCTGCAGCAATCATCCTGGCGATCAGCGCGCTGGACGGTGGTATCGGCAGCCCGGTCGCCGGATTGCTGATCCTGCCGATCGTATATCTGGCGATCGGTTATCCCAGGCCGGCGGTTCTGGTCTGCGGCATGGCCATCCTGGCCGGGGCAGCGGCGGTATTCGTCACGTCGAATCCAGGTGCCGACGTGTTCACGGCGATATTCCGTTTCATCGCGCTGGCGATCGCGTTGCTGCTGGCCGGTATCGGGGCCACGGCCCGGGACTGGGAAAAAGGCGAGATCAGACGTCTGCGCCTGCGCCTGGAGCAACTCGCCTCCACCGACGAGCTGACCGGTTGTGTGAATCAGCGCGCCTTCGGTGAACGCCTGGCCGACGAAGTCGAACGCGCTCATTCGGCTGGCCACCCGCTGTCACTGATGGTCATCGATATCGACCGTTTCAAACAGATCAATGACCGGCACGGTCACGATGTGGGCGATCGTGTACTGCGCCAGCTCGGCGGGCAGCTTCGGCTGCTCGCCGGCGACCAGGCGATACCGGGCCGCCCCGGCGGCGACGAACTGGCGATCCTGGCGCCGGGCGCGGATTGCCGTGCTGCGCTCCGACTCGCCGAACGTCTGCGCTGCGCATTCGCCTCGCGCGCGGATCCGATCCGCACCACGGTCAGCGTCGGCGTGGCAGAGTTGGGTGCGGCGCCGGACACCGCTGCCATGCTGTTCCGTCGTGCCGATCAGGCTTTGTATCGAGCCAAGGCCGAAGGCCGTGACCGGGTGGCGACGGCACCCGTGTCGGATCCTCGGTTAGAGGCCGGCCGGCATTCGACCAACACACTGGCAAGCCGTGAGCGTTAGGCCGGTGTGTCGACGGTCGCGCAGGCGATCAGTGCCGCGACGTTCGTAAGCCTGAGCCGACAACCGTTCCCTGCCGGAGTGCTGACTCCAAGAGAAACGCCTCCCGGAGGAGGCGTTTCACGGGGCCGCGATCTGTCGCGTGCGCGGGGTCGTTTAGTGGTGCTCGCGCAGTATGGCCAACATGCGCTTGAGCGGCTCGGCCGCACCCCAGAGCAGCTGATCGCCGACGGTATAGGCGGACAGATATTCGCCGCCCATGGCGAGTTTGCGCAGCCGCCCGACCGGAATGCTCAGCGTGCCCGAGACGGCTGTGGCGGTCAGATCGCGCAGGGTTGCTTCCTTTTCATTGGGCACGACCTTGACCCATTCGTTATGACGAGCGATCCGGTCTTCGATTTCGTCGATCGGCACGTCGCGCTTGAGTTTGATGGTGAACGCCTGGCTGTGACAACGCATCGAACCGATACGTACACACAGTCCGTCCATCGGAATCGGATCGCCCTCGCGGCCCAGAATCTTGTTGCTCTCGGCGCCTGCTTTCCATTCTTCCTTGGACTGGCCGGTTTCCATGATCGTGTCGATCCAGGGCAGCGCCGATCCGGCCAGGGGATGGCCGAACTGCTCGACCGGGAAATCCGCCGAGCGCATCTTGGCGGTGACGTCACGATCGATATCCAGGATCGCCGAGGAGGGCGTAGCCAGCTGATCGGCCACGCTGTCGCGCAGATCGCCCATCTGAACGAGCAGCTCACGCATATGCTGTGCACCGGATCCGGAGGCGGCCTGATAGGTCATCGCCGACATCCACTCGATCAGATCGGCCTCGAACAGCCCGCCAAGACCCATGAGCATCAGGCTGACGGTGCAGTTGCCGCCACAGAACGTCTTGGTGCCGCGCGCCAGCTGGGCATCAATCACGTCGCGGTTGACCGGGTCCAGCACGATCGTCGCGTCGTCGGCCATGCGCAGCTTGCTGGCGGCGTCGATCCAGTAGCCTTTCCAGCCCGCTGAACGCAGCGGCTCGTAGACTTCGCCGGTGTAGTCGCCGCCCTGGCAGGTCACGATTACATCCATGGCCTTGAGCGAATCGATGTCCTTTGCGTCCTGGAGCTTGGGCACGTCCATGCCGATATCCGGGCCGTCCTGACCGGCCTGGGACGTGGAGAAGAATACCGGCTCGAGACCCTGATAGTCGTTGTCGTGAAGCATGCGCTGCATGAGCACGGAACCGACCATGCCACGCCAACCAACGAATCCGACTTTCAACATTCTCATACCTCGTCTGAGCGGGTCGTTCGACCCTGAGTGTTTGGCCATTCTAACGCGGACGCGGATCGAGAGCGCATCCCGGCCGCTGGAGATCGCGCGGCGTGGCGGGGCCCCGGTCCTGCCGGCCAGGCTCTGTCGAATTGCCCGCACCGCTGTCCGCGCCGGCCATCGTCCGGCCGAAGCCGAGACCCGGCCCTGACCGGTCGACCGTAATTTGTTAGAAAATAAGCGCTTCGAAGTGACGAACGGGCATTGATCGATCACCCTGCAACTAAAGTTGCATTTACCACGGACGCGCCGGCTCCTTAATTTGTTATTCACCTTGAATCAAGGTCATAACGAGAGGGGAGAACAGGTGAGCGATAATAAGAAGTGGATCGACACATCGATCAGCCGCCGTGGACTTTTGAAAAGCGGGTCCATGGCCATGGGCGGGCTGCTGGCCACGTCGATGTTTCCCGGCCGTGTGCTGGCCGCTGATGGTTCGCCGCTGGGCAATTATCCGGCCGGCGTGGCCAAGGACAGCTGCTTCATCGGTCTGGGCTGCGAGTCCACCGGGCCGTACAGCGCCCAGGGCACCGATATGCTCAAGGGCTTTCAATTAGCGATCGAGCACCTGAACAGCGGGAACGAACTCGTCCGTGCGATCTCTCCCGATTCCAAGAAGGGCATTCTCGGCAAGCGGATCGAATACGG from the Salinisphaera sp. T31B1 genome contains:
- a CDS encoding ABC transporter ATP-binding protein, whose amino-acid sequence is MSEAILQARGLSKKFAGFTAVESMDLDVQRGSIHALIGPNGAGKTTVFNMLTRFIEPSAGRIVYDGTDITRHKPTDVANRGMVRSFQISAIFPHLSVLDNVRVALQQHLGLSYHFWRSSRVLDSLTDRAMALLEEVGLAEFAEVTSVELAYGRKRALEIATTLALDPRLMLLDEPTQGMSSEDVGKVTALIQQVAANRTILMVEHNLKVVESLADRITVLNRGEILAEGPYSEVSRDPAVRQAYMGTEDV
- a CDS encoding Fur family transcriptional regulator; translation: MTENANASVFDARGHDHSACIADALARADARCAQRGLRLTAIRRRVLELIWDNHRPTKAYDLLDAISAERGNAAPPTVYRALDFLLDAGLIHKIESLNAFIGCDAPHESGHPKFLICRQCERVAEIASQPIDAAIAAEARRAGFAIDHETIEVGGICEACSQHRSD
- a CDS encoding MerC domain-containing protein is translated as MRSDSFSDFTGKLDKTAVALSGLCLVHCLLLPFAIALFPVLGFSLVSHETFHQLILILVVPTTAVALGLGWARHRSRTVALLGVIGIAALIAAAFIVHEYGGERLERAITVAGGLVLAAAHIRNFRLSRRLHRHAHHRPPGVAVEPDDQCGIDR
- a CDS encoding copper chaperone PCu(A)C, whose amino-acid sequence is MHRTFVRCATVGLAATLAALALTGCSESEAPDCGALTVKEPWVRVAPAGAEVMGAYFTLSNTGDAKVVVNGVTSSQFDRAEMHETVVNDNGQASMQPLEKVTVPAGESIDFKPGGRHVMLFNPTQPYAAGDQVELILACGSQNAELPVAATVRAEQPGAQNEGDTARGMDHAMDHDMAPADHADEGAAADDAATAS
- the dapF gene encoding diaminopimelate epimerase, with translation MALAFTKMHGLGNDFVVLDGTRRAITLDAASARAIADRHFGIGCDQILIVDPPRSPEADFGYRILNADGSESGQCGNGARCFARYVREQGLTDKRRIVVDIRDGQMVLEQLDGAEHRYRVALGVPVFEPADIPLAGFERAADYCLTDVAGRQAVDFAALAIGNPHAIIQVPDIDSADVAVLGPALESHPAFPERVNVGFVQVVARDHVRLRVFERGAGETLACGSGAAAAVVAGIDAGRLDPHVAVDLPGGRAEVDWAGHGEPVFLSGPAERVFDGKLVSSEVRA
- a CDS encoding DUF484 family protein, yielding MNEAEQQRQTPELDAADVAAYLEAHPDFLRRHPEVLEVLDTRHDSGNAVSLIERQVGALRATNRQLQSRFNELIETARDNEQRVVQLNRLARVLVAAVAPAELVRELAYCLKQHLDVDHVYIGLEKPADHAEGEIQVIDHDSPAGRALTNVFRRGKPICGPLSEEHSEALFATRTNDVPALASAAMIPLGIHGVHGALVLASRKPQRFVPDAGTLFLELTGELVTAALRRLLGDDALS
- the xerC gene encoding tyrosine recombinase XerC, with amino-acid sequence MNRLSERIATFIDHLAHERRASAHTRGAYRRDLNAVAEWLGERAVDDWSRVTPADLREFMAARHRGGLAPASLARNLSALRSFYVWQMREGWVRANPAVDVRAPKRASKLPETVDVDDLAGMLDVVPEAEIDIRDHALLELFYSAGLRLAEAIGLDTVDLDTSAGEARVLGKGARQRTVPVGRRAIDALERWLLIRPGWADADEPALFVSQRGRRISRSSVAARMDAWARRHGLPVHLHPHKLRHSFATHVLESSADLRAVQELLGHAHIATTQIYTHLDFAHLARVYDAAHPRARLGGDDGPPDRGEPLG
- the hslV gene encoding ATP-dependent protease subunit HslV, with translation MKQFDGTTILAVRHKGQVAIAGDGQVSMGNTMFKGNARKVRRLYDDKVLAGFAGGTADAFTLFERFEGKLQQHGGQLVKAAVDMAKDWRTDRALRRLEALLLVADTNATLMISGNGDVMEPEFACMAIGSGGSFAQAAGRALVEHTDMDAPTIAETAMHIAADTCIYTNHHITVEVLDHA